CTGTTCCACGCAGGCGGCCAGGTGCGCCAGCGTGCCTTCCGGGCGGGTGAAGTCGATCACCACGTCGGCGCCAGCCAGCGCGGCGTTGAAGTCGCTGCTGATCTTCACGCCGGTGTCGCGGCCCATGAACAGGCCGGCATCCTGGCCGATGAACGGGGAACCGTCGCGCTCCAGCGCGGCGTGCAGGCGGGCTGCCGGGGTGTCGAGTACCGATTCGATCAGCGTGCGGCCCATGCGGCCGCCAGCGCCGACGATGACGATGTTAAGACTGCTCATTGTTTTGCTTGTCCAATTGCGTTGCTGGCATCCAGTTGCGGACGAATGGCAGGGAAGGCCTGGCCATCGACGCGTTCAACCTGGTCATTGGCGCTGAAGTACACCACCAGGCTCTTTTCTTCCACCGGCTGGCCAGGGCGTTCGATGCGGTACAGGTAGTCCCAGCGATTGGCGTGGAAAATATCGGTCAGCAGCGGCGTGCCCAGCAGGAAACGTACCTGCGAGCGGTTCATGCCCGGCTTGACGCGGGCGACCGAATCTTCGGTCACATAATTGCCTTGCTGGATATCCATGCGGTGTGCCGCAAACCAGTTGGTCGGATTGATGCTGCTGCAGCCTGCCAACAGCAGGGCAGAACACACGAGCGCGGGCTTGAGCAGTTTGGCCATGAGCACCTTCACATTTGGGGAATCTGCTGAAAGGCTTTATCATACTGGAAGACCGCCAACCACGATACACACCGCAAAACTCATGAACAAAGCCAGCCACCTCAAAGGCATCGGTCTGAAGGCCACCGGGCCGCGTCTGCGCATTCTCGACCTGTTCGAAACCAGCAGCGACCGACACATGTCCGCCGAGGACGTGTACAAGAAACTGCTGTCCGAGGATGCCGATATCGGGCTGGCGACCATCTACCGCGTGCTGACCCAGTTCGAGCAGGCCGGTATCCTGGTGCGTCACCACTTCGAATCCGGCAAGGCGGTGTACGAGCTGAACGAGGGCGGCCACCACGACCACATGGTGTGCTACCGCTGCGGCAAGGTCACCGAGTTCTTCGATCCGCAGATCGAGGAGCTGCAGAACCGCATCGCCGCCGAGCATGGCTTCACCATCCAGGAACACTCCCTGTACCTGTACGGCGAGTGCAGCGACTGCGCCGCCAGCGAGCACAAACCCTTCAAGCGATGATCCCGCTGCTGGGCGACGCTTACGTTTTTCCTCCGCTTTCCCGTGCACTGAGCGACCCGGATGGCCTGCTGGCCGTGGGTGGCGACCTGGCCAGCGGCCGCCTGCTGGCCGGCTATCAGCGCGGCATCTTTCCCTGGTTTTCCCCGGGCGATCCCATTCTGTGGTGGTCTCCGTCGCAGCGCATGGTGCTGGAGCCGGGGCAGCTGCGCATCACGCGCTCGCTGGCCAAATCATTGCGCAACAAGCAGTACAGCTTCCGTTTCGATAGCGCCTTCGAGCAGGTGATGCGCGGCTGTGCCGCGCCGCGCGACGGCCAGGCCGGCACCTGGATCAGCGAGGACATGATTGCCGCCTACTGCAGGCTGCATGCCGAAGGCCATGCCCATTCCGCCGAGGTGTGGCAGCAGGGGCAGCTGGTGGGCGGGCTGTACGGCGTGGCGGTTGGCCGCATGTTCTTTGGCGAATCGATGTTCCATCGCGCCACCGATGCCTCCAAGATTGCGCTGGTGCAGCTGGCCAACGTACTGTTTGCGCACGGCTTCGGCATGATCGATTGCCAGCTGTTCACCCCGCATCTGGAAAGCCTGGGTGCACACCTTGTTTCGCGCGCCGAATTTATTGCTAGACTCGAAACGTACACCCAACAGCTTGCGCCTACCGCCCTGTGGGCCACCGAGTTCTGCAATGAGCCATCGTGACGACGCAGTAGCGATCATTCATTTCTATGCCACCGCACCCTATGCCTGCAGCTATCTGGAGGGCAGGCAGGCGCGTTCGCAGGTGGCGATTCCGGCCGATGCCATCGACAACGGCGTGTATTCCCGGCTGGTGAGCCTGGGTTTTCGTCGCAGCGGCAACTTTACCTACCGCCCCTACTGCGATGACTGCCAGGCCTGCATTCCGGTGCGCATCCCCGCCGCGCAGTTTCACGCCAACCGCAGCCAGCGCCGGGCGTGGCGTCAGCATGGCAACCTCAGCTGCAGCATCCAGCCGCTGGTGTTCCTGGAGGAGCACTATCAGCTGTACTGCCGCTACCAGAAATCGCGCCATGAGGGCGGCGGCATGTCGGACGACGATCCGGCGCAGTACGCCGAATTCATCCTCAAGAGCCGCGTGGCCAGCTTCCTGGTGGAGTTCCGCGAGGAGGGCGTGCTGCGCATGGTGAGCCTGATAGACCGCCTGGAGGATGGGCTGTCCGCGGTATACACCTTTTTCGACCCGGATATCCCCGGTGCCTGCTACGGGGTATACGGCGTGTTGTGGCAGGTGGAGCTGGCGCGCAGCCAGGGGCTGCCTTACGTCTACCTGGGCTACTGGATCGGCGAGTCGCCGAAGATGGTCTACAAACAGCGCTTCCAGCCGCTGGAAAAACTCTACAACGGGCGCTGGGTGCCGTTTCCGCCGGGCGACAGCGGGCAGTGAAGGTTGGCCGCATGAAAAATGCCCACCGCGTTGGTGGGCATGTTGTTTGCTGACGGGTAGCCTTAGCGGCGCTGCAGCGCCTGCGCGCACTCGGCAATCAGCTCCGGGCCGCGGTAGATCAGGCCGGAGTACAGCTGTACCAGTGTGGCGCCGGCATCGATCTTTTCCTTGGCGTCCTCGCCGCACAGAATGCCGCCCACGCCGATGATGGGCAGCGCGCCGTCCAGCGTGCGTGCCAGCTTGCGGATCAACTGGGTGGAGCGCTCGCGCACCGGTGCGCCGGACAGGCCGCCGGCCTCGTTTTCCAGCGGGTGGCCGGCGATTTCGCTGCGCGACAGCGTGGTGTTGGTGGCGATTACCGCATCCAGCTGGTGCTGTGTCAGTAGGCGGCCGATATCCTCGATCTGTTCGTCGTCCAGGTCCGGGGCTATCTTCACCGCCAGCGGCACGTAGCGGCCGTACTGGTCGGCCAGACGCGACTGGCGGTTCTTCAGTGCCAGCAACAGCTCGGATAGTTCATCGGCCTGTTGCAGCTGGCGCAGGTTCTTGGTGTTGGGCGAGGAGATGTTCACGGTGACGTAGCTGGCGCACTCGTATACCTTGTCCAGGCAGATCAGGTAGTCGTCCTTGGCCTGCTCGATCGGCGTGGTGGCGTTCTTGCCGATATTGATGCCCAGAATGCCCTGGAAGCGGCTCTGGCGCACGTTCTGCAGCAGTGCATCCACCCCCTTGTTGTTGAAGCCCATGCGATTGATGATGCCGCGGTGCTCCGGTACGCGGAACAGGCGCGGCTTGGGGTTGCCGTCCTGCGGGCGCGGGGTGATGGTGCCGATTTCGATGAAACCGAAGCCCAGCGCCGCCAGGGCATCGATATGGTCGCCGTTCTTGTCCAGACCAGCGGCCAGCCCTACCGGGTTGGGGAAGGTGAGCCCCATGGCTTTTACCGGGTTGCGGCCAACCTTGCCGGCTACCAGACCGGACAGCTGCAGCTGGTGCGAGAGGTCCAGCATCTTCAGCGTCATTTCATGCGCTTTTTCGGCGTCGGTCTTGAACAGCAAGGGGCGTATCAGGGGGTAAAGCATGCTGGCTCCGGTAAATGAAAACGCCCGGCATTATAACCGGGCGGGGACATGCTGGGCGTTTACAGAATCTGGCAGGCTTCTTCGAATGCAAAGCGTGGCGAGCGACCGTGCAGCTTGCTGGCTTCGCCATAGCCCAGGTTGATCAGGAAGTTGGCCTTGATCGTACCCTGCGGGAAAAACTCGGCTTCCACCTTGGCGGCGTCGAAGCCCGACATCGGGCCGCAGTCCAGGCCCAGTGCTCGTGCGGCCATGATCAGGTAGGCGCCCTGCAGCGAGCTGTTGCGGAAGGCCGTGGCCTGGATCGCCGCATCGTTGCCGGCGAACCAGCTGCGTGCATCCGGGCTGTGCGGGAACAGCTTGCCCAGCTGTTCGTAGAACTCCAGGTCCATGCCGACGATCACGGTAACCGGCGCCAGCATGGTCTTTTCGACGTTGCCTTCCGCCAGGCTGGGTTTCAGGCGGGCCTTGGCCTGTGGCGACTGCACGAACACGAAGCGCGCCGGCGAGCAGTTGGCGCTGGTCGGCGCCATTTTCAGCAGGTCGAACAGTTCGCGCAGGGTGGCTTCGCTGACCTTGCGCTCCTGCCAGTGGGTGTGGGTGCGGGCATCGGTGAACAGTTGCGCCAGGGCGGCCGGTGTGATGTGCGTGGTCATGAGTGCTTCCTCGGCGTAAGGGTCAGTTGGATGATGTGCCGCCTGCCGCAGGCACGTCGCTCTGCTGCAGGGCAGTGTTGGAGATGACGGTAATGGCCACGCGGCGGTTCTTGGCGCGGCCCTCCATGGAGTCGTTGTCGGCGGTGGGCTTGGTTTCGGCGCGGCCTACGGCCACCAGCCGGTCCGGCGCGATGCCGTTTTCCATGAACAGGCGCACGATGCTGCCGGCGCGTGCGGCGGACAACTCCCAGTTGGACGGGTACATCGCGTTGCGGATCGGGGTGTTGTCGGTAAAGCCTTCCACGCGGATCTGGTTGTCCACTGCGGCCAACTGGCGGGCCACGGTGGCCAGCAGCTGCGGCGAGCTGCCCAGCGGCGAAGCCTGCCCGGTGGGGAACAGCGCGGTATCGCGAATCTCGATGTGGATGCCTTCGTCGTCCTGGCGCATCGACAGCTGGCCGCCCTGGATCAGCGGCGACAGCGTCTTGGACAGGCCGCCGGTCAGGGTTTCCAGCTTCTGGCGCTCGCGCATGCGGGCCTCGCCCTTGACCGCGGTGGCGATGGGCTTGGTATGCGGCAGCTGTATCATGGTGTTGGCATTGCCGCTGCCGGGCGTGCTGGGCGCCGGCAGGTTGCCGCTGCGGAAGGCGTCCACGATGGCGCTGGACAGCACGCGGTACTTGCCTTCGTTGATCTGCGAGATCGAGTACATCACCACGAAAAAGGCGAACAGCAGGGTGATGAAGTCGGCGTAGGAAACCAGCCAGCGTTCGTGGTTTTCGTGTTCGTCGTCTTTCCTGCGGCGTCGGGCCATGAGGGGGTCTCCTGTGGCGCTTAGCGCCAGCGGGTATCAAACAGCGTCTGCATGCTGCCGCGGAAGGTCACGCCGATCTGGCGCGCCACGCGGCTGGCCAGGTCTTCGTCCGGCGTGAAGTCCACCAGGGTCTCGGCCTTGATCACGTCGCGCGCTACCGAGCGCACCGAGCCCAGGCCATCGGCCAGGCCCAGCGGCACGGCGCTGCTGCCCAGCCATACCCGGCCGCTGAACAGCTCCGGGTCGTTCTTCAGACGTTGGCCGCGGCCCTGTTTCACCACGGTAATGAACTGGCGGTGGATTTCGTCCAGCAGCGACTGGCGGATGGCTTCCTGGTGCGGGTTCTGCGGCGAGAACGGGTCGCCCATGCCCTTGTTGCTGCCGGCGGTGGCCAGGCGGCGCTCGACGCCGATCTTGTCCATGGCCTTGTTGAAGCCGAAGCCTTCCGAGATCACGCCGATGGAACCCACCAGGCTGGCCTTGTCCACGTAGATGCGGTCGGCGGCGGCGGCGATGTAGTAGCAGCCGGAGGCGCAGACTTCTTCCACCACCACGTACAGCGGCACCTTGGGGTGCAGCGCCTTCAGGCGGCGGATCTCGTCATTGGCGATGCCGGACAGCGCCGGGCTGCCGCCGGGGCTGTTGGCGCGGATGATGATGCCGCGGGTGTTGCTGTCGTCGTAGGCGTCCTGCAGGCCCTGCAGCAGCTTGCCGCTGCTCTGGCTGTCGCCGTCGATCACGCCGCCGAGGTTGACCACCGCAGTATGCGGGCCGTGGCGTTCCAGATCCGGCGTGCTGAACAGCAGGAACAGTATGCTAATGACGATGCCCAGCCACATCAGGCCGAAAAAGATTTTCCAGCGGCGGGCGCGGCGTTGTTCGATCAGGCCGGCGCTGGCCAGCTTCTCGATCAGTTGGCGTTCCCAGTGCGGTTCGTGCTCCACAGCGGTCCTTATGTCAGATGTCGGTTTCTTGCAGACAGTATACCCGGCCGTCACATTCCTCTGTGCGCAGCTTGAACAGGCTCAGGCCGCTGCAGGGGCCGGCCACGCACTGGCCGCTGTGCGGCAGGTACAGCGCGCCGTGCAGGCTGCAGATCAGGTAGTCGCCGCTGAAGTCGAAGAAGCGGCCGTCCTGCCAGTCCAGCTCGGTGGGTACATGACGACAGCGGTTGAGGTAGGCATGCACCTGGCCGCCATGGCGGACGGCGAAGGCCGGCGCGGTTTCGCCCGGCAGCTGCACTTCGAAGCGCACGCCCATGCCGCCATCCTGCAGCTCGTCGCTGCGGGCGATCAGTTGCCGGACAGCAACCATGCCTGCAGCTCGTCGCTGCGGGCGATCAGTTGCCGGACAGCAACCATGCCTGCAGCTCGGCAAAGCTGTGGAAAATGGCGCGCGGCTCGCAGTCTTCCAGGTCCTCCAGCGGGTGGGCGCCGTAGCTCATGCCCACCGCCATGGTGCCGGCGTTGCGCGCCATCAGCAGGTCGTGGGTGGTGTCGCCTACCATCAGGGTGCGCGCCGGCAGCATGCCCAGCTGGTCGGTGATCTGCAGCAGCATCTCCGGGTGCGGCTTGGACTGGCACTCGTCCGCGGTGCGGGTGGTGAGGAAGTGCTTGCCAAGGCCGGTGGCGGCCAGCACGCGGTCCAGCCCGACGCGGCTCTTGCCGGTGGCCACTGCCAGCAGGTAGCCGGCGTCTTCCAGTGCGGCCAACCCTTCGGCCACGCCTTCGAAAAGTTCGATGGTTTCGTCGCCGGACAGGTAGTGGTGGCGGTAGGCCATCACCATGTCCTGGTAGCGGCTTTCCGGCAGGCCGGGGCAGACGTGGCGCATGGCGTCCACCAGCCCCAGGCCGATGACGTGGCTGGCGCGCTCGCGCGGCGGGGTGGGCAGGCCCAGGTCGTGGCAGGCGGCCTGGATGGAGTGCACGATGTGGGCGGTGGAGTCCATCAGCGTGCCGTCCCAGTCAAACACGACCAGATCTAGTTCATGCTTCATGAGTCAGGGTATCCAGAAAGCGGGTCAGCTCCGCCGGCAGCGGCGCATGCAGTTGCAGCGGCTCGCCGGTAAGCGGGTGGGGCAGCGACAGGTTGGCCGCATGCAGGAACATGCGCTTGAGGCCACGCTTTTGCAGCTCGCGGTTGGCGGCGAAATCGCCGTATTTCTCGTCACCGGCGATCGGGCAGCCGCTGGCCTGCATGTGCACGCGGATCTGGTGCGTCCGCCCGGTGCGCAGCAGGGCTTCTACCAGCGTAAATCCCCGGTAGCGCTGTTGCACGGTAAAAATGGTATGCGCGTAGATGCCCTGGTCGGCATCCACCCGCACCATGCGCTCGCCGGTGGGGGTGTGGAAGCGGTGTAGCGGCAGCTTGACGTGGCGCACGTCGGCCGGCCAGTTGCCCAGGCCCAGCGCGAAGTAGCGCTTCTGCGGCACATCGTTGCGGATCATCTCGTGCAGCTTCACCAGCGCCGGGCGCTTCTTGGCGATCATCAGCAGGCCGGAAGTCTCGCGGTCCAGGCGATGTACCAGCTCCAGGTAGCGGGCCTCGGGGCGTGCGCGGCGCAGTTGTTCGATCACGCCGAAGGACACGCCGCTGCCGCCGTGCACCGCCACGCCGGCGGGCTTGTTGATCACCAAGAGCGCGTCGTCCTCGTACACCACGGGAAACTCGCAGCCGGGCACAGCGTCCTGCGCCGGGCGCTCCGCCACGCGAATCGGCGGAATGCGCAGCTCGTCGCCGGCGGCCAGCTTGGTTTCGGCCTTGGCGCGGCCCTTGTTCACGCGGATTTCTCCGGAACGGATGATGCGGTAGATATGGCTTTTGGGTACGCCACGCAGCAGTTTGACCAGATAGTTGTCCAGTCTTTGCTCGGCGCCGTTTTCGTCCACGCGGTGCAGGGTTACAGAATCTTTGCGAATGTCAGTCATAATGCTTATACTTCGTGGGCTTTTCGCCAGCCTTACGCGCGAAAAGCTCACCGGTAAAGGGCTGCGGACAACTTGTCTGCGGCGCTGCTGCGCAACACCGACTGGCCGGCTGGCTTGAAGCCAGACCTGACGCCGGTTTCCCGGACGCAGCCAAGGTTGTCTCGCTCACCCCAAAGTAGCGATGTTAATGCATTTACATGCATGACGCACTCACGCCAGTTTCCATTCCGGAACGACAAGCCAGTTCCGGGGTTTGCAGCAAAGTTTGACCCGGCGTGGCCTGCCGCACCCCATTCGTTCCCGCCAGCATGAAGTCATCTGGAGGGAACAACCCAGATGCCGGACAGCCTGAACAAGGCTGCCGGGGGCCACGTGATTAAGACAGGAAGTCGGCTTAGAGTCTTTATGTGATCTGCTTCGTTTCGGCGAGATGGCGTTAAGTACGTTCGGGAATGCGCATTTGCCGCGTGCAAATGCCGCTTTCTCCGCATTTTCGCCCCGTCTTGCCTTGGCGCGGAATCGTGAACAGGCTCTTGGTACATCGTTGTATTGCGCTCTTTACAAAACACTTCTTTCGGAATGCGCCCATCTCAGACATTGGGCCGTCAAATACTTGCTGTACCCCCTGCGTGAGTGTGCGCACAGGGAATATTTTTAATGAAACGCATGCTCTTCAATGCGACGCAGGCGGAAGAACTCCGCGTCGCTATTGTGGATGGGCAGAAGCTCATCGATCTCGACATCGAGACCGTAGGTAAGGAACAACGCAAGGGTAATATCTACAAGGGCACGATCACTCGCATCGAACCTTCGCTGGAAGCCTGCTTTGTCGACTATGGCACCGAACGCCATGGTTTCCTGCCGTTCAAGGAAGTTGCCCGCTCCTATTTCCAGAACTACGACGGTGGCCGTCCGCGCATCCAGGACGTACTGCGCGAAGGCATGGAAGTGGTGGTGCAGGTGGAGAAGGACGAGCGCGGCAACAAAGGCGCCGCACTGACCACCTACATCAGCCTGGCTGGCCGTTACGTGGTGCTGATGCCGAACAACCCGCGTGGTGGTGGCGTTTCGCGCCGCATCGAGGGTGAAGAGCGTCAGGAGCTGAAAGACCTGCTGGCCCAGCTGGAAGTGCCGGGTGGCATGAGCCTGATCGCCCGCACTGCCGGTATCGGCCGCAACCTGGAAGAACTGCAGTGGGACCTCAACTACCTGCTGCAGCTGTGGCGCGCCGTTGACAGCGCCGCCGGTGCCCAGTCCGCGCCGTTCCTGATCCTGCAAGAAGGCAGCCTGGTTATCCGCGCCATCCGCGACTACTTCCAGCCGGATATCGGCGAGATCCTCATCGACACCGAAGAGATCTACGAACAGGCACGCCAGTTCATGAGCCACGTGATGCCCAACAACGTTGGCCGCGTGAAGCTGTACAAGGACCCGGTACCGCTGTTCTCCCGTTTCCAGATCGAACACCAGATCGAAACCGCCTTCTCGCGCAGCGTAACCCTGCCGTCCGGCGGCGCCATCGTGATCGACCACACCGAAGCCCTGGTTTCGGTGGACGTGAACTCCGCCCGCGCCACCAAGGGCGCCGACATCGAAGACACCGCCTTCCGCACCAACCTGGAAGCCGCGGAAGAGATCGCCCGCCAGCTGCGTCTGCGCGACCTGGGTGGCCTCATCGTCATCGACTTCATCGACATGGAGAACACCAAGAACCAGCGCGACGTGGAAAACCGCCTGCGCGACGTTCTGAAGCACGACCGCGCCCGCGTACAGATGGGCAAGCTGTCGCGCTTCGGCCTGCTGGAACTCTCCCGTCAGCGCCTGCAGCCGTCGCTGGGTGAAACCAGCCACGTGCCGTGCCCGCGCTGCCATGGCATCGGCTTTATCCGCGGTATCGAATCCTCCGCCCTGCACATCCTGCGCATCATCCAGGAAGAGGCAATGAAGGAAAACACCGGCGCGGTACATGCGCAGGTGCCGGTAGACGTTGCTACCTTCCTGCTCAACGAGAAGCGTGCCGAAATCTACTCCATCGAGGCGCGTCTGGACGTGTCCGTGGTGCTGATCCCCAACCTGCACCTGGAAACCCCGCATTACCAGATCGTGCGCGTACGCCATGACGACCTGGCCGAGATCGGCGATGCGCCGAGCTACCGCCGCGTGGAAATGCCGGAGCAGGAAGACGTGCTGCCGTTTGGCCAGGACAAGGCCAAGCCGGAGCGCCAGGAAGCCGCCGTCAAGGGCATCACCCCGGCCCAGCCGGCACCGACCGTGGCCGAACAGCCGGCAGCGCCTGCCGCAGCGGCCCCGATCGCCGTGGCCGAGAACAGCCTGGTTGGCCGCATTGTTGGCTGGTTCAAGAGCCTGCTGGGCGAGGCGCCTGCCGCCGCCGCTGCAGAGCCGAAGGTGGAGGCCAAGAAGCCGGCCGCCCGCGAGCAGCGCAACCCGCGCCAGCGTAACGAGCGCCGTAGCAATGGCAATGGCCAGCAACGCCGCGAACGCGACGAGCAGCGTGGCAACCGCGACGGCAATCGCGAAGAGCGTCAGCCGCGCCAGCAGGAAGAGCGCCGCCGCGCCCAGCCGCAGCAGGATGCCGCCGCCCGTGACGAGCAGCAGCCGCGCCGCGAACGTGAACCGCGCGAGGCCCGCGAGCCGCGTCGCGAACGTGAACCGCGCGAAGCCCGCGAGCCGCGTGAACCGCGCGAGAACGCCGTACGCAACGAGCTGGTGGAAGGTGAAACCCAGCCGCAACGCGAGGGTCGTGAGCCGCGCAACGAGCGTCGCCGCGAACGCAACCGCGATGCCAACAAGGACGCCCAGGTAGCAGCAGCCAGCGCCGAAGCGGTGCAGGAAGCCGTTGCCGAGGCTGCCAGCGAGCAGGCCGCCGAGCAGGTAGCTGCCGGCGAGCAGCCGCAGGCCAGCGAAGCAGGCGAGCAGCAGCGCGAGCCGCGTGAGCGCCGTCGCCGCCGTTCGCGCCGCGATCGTCGTGATGACGACGCCGTGGCCGAGTCCGGCGAGGCTGGTGCTGAAGTTGCCGAGGCAGCGGAAGCTGCTGCGGCCAACGTAGCGCCTGCCGCGAGCGAATCGGTAGCTGCCGATGTTGTTGCGCCGGTAGTGGCCGCCGTGGCCGCCGCCGAGGTGGCTGCTCTGGTGCAGGAACAGGCTGCCATCGAGCCGGCTCCGGTTGCCGAGCCGGTAGCTGCCCAGCCGCAAGCCGAGGCCGCTCCGGCAGAGGAGCAGGCCGTGGCCGTGGTCGAGCCGCAGGTAGTGGCTGCCGAAGCGGTGGAACTGGCTGCCGTCGTGTCGCAGGAAGCACCGCAGGCCGAGGTGGTGGAAGCCGCCGCGGTGGAGCAGGTCGCTGCTGTTGAGCCCGAGGTTGTGGTTGAAGCGCCTGCAGCCGTTGTTGCTGCGCCGGTTGCCGAAATCAAGCCGGTGGTGGCTGAGCCGGTAGCTGCCGCGCCGGCGGACCTGGGTGGCCTGGTAATGGTGACCACCCGCGCTGCCAGCGAACTGCCGCAAGCTGTTGAAGCAGCAGAAGAACCCAAGGGCAAGCGCCGCCGCGAGGTAGTGCGTGATGAGGCTGAAACTGCGCCGGTTGAGCTGGTTCAGGTCCAGACCCGCCACGAGGGTTAAGCGCTGAAAGTACCGTCAGGCCTGAAAAGTTTCCACTTTCAGGCTTGACGAAAAGCCAGACGCTGCCTACAATGCGCACCTCTTGAAGCGATTCCCTGATAGCTCAGTTGGTAGAGCGACGGACTGTTAATCCGCAGGTCGCTGGTTCGAGCCCAGCTCGGGGAGCCAGTTTCAAGAAACCCGCAGTGCATGTGTTCCCTGATAGCTCAGTTGGTAGAGCGACGGACTGTTAATCCGCAGGTCGCTGGTTCGAGCCCAGCTCGGGGAGCCACAAATTCGAAACGCCGGTTTGCCGGCGCTGCTGCAAATCCAAGTATTGTTCCCTGATAGCTCAGTTGGTAGAGCGACGGACTGTTAATCCGCAGGTCGCTGGTTCGAGCCCAGCTCGGGGAGCCAAAAAATTTAGAAGTACTGGCTCGCCAGTGTTTCAGCAAGTTGTGTTCCCTGATAGCTCAGTTGGTAGAGCGACGGACTGTTAATCCGCAGGTCGCTGGTTCGAGCCCAGCTCGGGGAGCCAAAAAATTCGAAGTGCTGGCTTGCCAGTGTTTCAGCAAGTTGTGTTCCCTGATAGCTCAGTTGGTAGAGCGACGGACTGTTAATCCGCAGGTCGCTGGTTCGAGCCCAGCTCGGGGAGCCAAAGACAAAACCCACGGTATATGCCGTGGGTTTTTTCATATCCGTAATGGCTACGCTCGCCGGGCAGCTTGTATTTATCTATGCTGAATTTCTGACGGGCAGAGTCGGTGGCCCGCCAGCCAGGGCCGTCAATCATCCATCCGCAGGGCCACGATGCTTATCACGATGCGCCGCCTTCTTTCGTTCTCGTTTGGCCCCCTCCTGGCGGGGCTTGCCTTGCTGTGCGCCCTGCTGCCGTGTCAGGCGGCTCCGCTGCATTATTTCCCGGTAGGGCCGATCTACGAGTACCGCTGGAAGCTGCTGGAGCTGGCGCTGGCGCACGCCCAGCCGGGCGAGGCGCCGCAGCTGCAGCCGTATGGCGAAGAGCTGTCCCAGGACCGGGCGATGTCCATGCTGCAGGCCGGTGCGGCCATCGATGTGCTGGCACTGGGCACCAATGCCGAGCGCGAGGCGCACATGCTGCCGGTGAAGGTGGACATCATGCGCGGCATGGTGGGCTTCCGGGTGTTGATCATCCGTAATGCGGAGCAGGGGCGTTTTCAGAACCTGACGCTGGATAGCCTGCATCATCTGCGGTTCGGCCTGAATGAAAGCTGGGCGGACGTGCCGGTAATGCAGGCCAATGGCCTGGAGGTGGAGAAGGCTTCAGGTTACGAAAATCTGTTCACCATGTTGGCCGCAGGGCGCTTCGATGCGTTTCCGCGCGGCCTGAACGAGGCAAGGCGGGAATTGCTGCAGCGACGGCTGCAATACCCGCAGCTGATGCTGGCGCCAAAGGTGGCGCTGTTCTTTCCTTACCCGGTGTATTTCTGGGTGCGCAAGGACAATCTGGCGCTGGCGCACAGCATCGAACACGGCCTGAAGCTGGCACTGGCCGATGGCTCCTTCCGCCGCCTGTTCGAAAGCTACCATGCGGCGGAGATCGCGGAATTGCGTGCCCATCCGCGGCGGGTGTTCATGCTGTCCAATCCGCTGCTGCCGGCCGGTGACCCGCTGCCGGATACCAGCTGGTGGTGGCACCGCCAGTAAGCCGCGCCTATCCAGGCATCAGGGCTGGATGCCGGCTTGCA
This Vogesella sp. LIG4 DNA region includes the following protein-coding sequences:
- a CDS encoding outer membrane protein assembly factor BamE; protein product: MAKLLKPALVCSALLLAGCSSINPTNWFAAHRMDIQQGNYVTEDSVARVKPGMNRSQVRFLLGTPLLTDIFHANRWDYLYRIERPGQPVEEKSLVVYFSANDQVERVDGQAFPAIRPQLDASNAIGQAKQ
- the fur gene encoding ferric iron uptake transcriptional regulator, which codes for MNKASHLKGIGLKATGPRLRILDLFETSSDRHMSAEDVYKKLLSEDADIGLATIYRVLTQFEQAGILVRHHFESGKAVYELNEGGHHDHMVCYRCGKVTEFFDPQIEELQNRIAAEHGFTIQEHSLYLYGECSDCAASEHKPFKR
- the aat gene encoding leucyl/phenylalanyl-tRNA--protein transferase — encoded protein: MIPLLGDAYVFPPLSRALSDPDGLLAVGGDLASGRLLAGYQRGIFPWFSPGDPILWWSPSQRMVLEPGQLRITRSLAKSLRNKQYSFRFDSAFEQVMRGCAAPRDGQAGTWISEDMIAAYCRLHAEGHAHSAEVWQQGQLVGGLYGVAVGRMFFGESMFHRATDASKIALVQLANVLFAHGFGMIDCQLFTPHLESLGAHLVSRAEFIARLETYTQQLAPTALWATEFCNEPS
- a CDS encoding arginyltransferase: MSHRDDAVAIIHFYATAPYACSYLEGRQARSQVAIPADAIDNGVYSRLVSLGFRRSGNFTYRPYCDDCQACIPVRIPAAQFHANRSQRRAWRQHGNLSCSIQPLVFLEEHYQLYCRYQKSRHEGGGMSDDDPAQYAEFILKSRVASFLVEFREEGVLRMVSLIDRLEDGLSAVYTFFDPDIPGACYGVYGVLWQVELARSQGLPYVYLGYWIGESPKMVYKQRFQPLEKLYNGRWVPFPPGDSGQ
- a CDS encoding quinone-dependent dihydroorotate dehydrogenase, which codes for MLYPLIRPLLFKTDAEKAHEMTLKMLDLSHQLQLSGLVAGKVGRNPVKAMGLTFPNPVGLAAGLDKNGDHIDALAALGFGFIEIGTITPRPQDGNPKPRLFRVPEHRGIINRMGFNNKGVDALLQNVRQSRFQGILGINIGKNATTPIEQAKDDYLICLDKVYECASYVTVNISSPNTKNLRQLQQADELSELLLALKNRQSRLADQYGRYVPLAVKIAPDLDDEQIEDIGRLLTQHQLDAVIATNTTLSRSEIAGHPLENEAGGLSGAPVRERSTQLIRKLARTLDGALPIIGVGGILCGEDAKEKIDAGATLVQLYSGLIYRGPELIAECAQALQRR
- a CDS encoding malonic semialdehyde reductase, yielding MTTHITPAALAQLFTDARTHTHWQERKVSEATLRELFDLLKMAPTSANCSPARFVFVQSPQAKARLKPSLAEGNVEKTMLAPVTVIVGMDLEFYEQLGKLFPHSPDARSWFAGNDAAIQATAFRNSSLQGAYLIMAARALGLDCGPMSGFDAAKVEAEFFPQGTIKANFLINLGYGEASKLHGRSPRFAFEEACQIL
- the motD gene encoding flagellar motor protein MotD, which translates into the protein MARRRRKDDEHENHERWLVSYADFITLLFAFFVVMYSISQINEGKYRVLSSAIVDAFRSGNLPAPSTPGSGNANTMIQLPHTKPIATAVKGEARMRERQKLETLTGGLSKTLSPLIQGGQLSMRQDDEGIHIEIRDTALFPTGQASPLGSSPQLLATVARQLAAVDNQIRVEGFTDNTPIRNAMYPSNWELSAARAGSIVRLFMENGIAPDRLVAVGRAETKPTADNDSMEGRAKNRRVAITVISNTALQQSDVPAAGGTSSN
- a CDS encoding S49 family peptidase, whose translation is MIEKLASAGLIEQRRARRWKIFFGLMWLGIVISILFLLFSTPDLERHGPHTAVVNLGGVIDGDSQSSGKLLQGLQDAYDDSNTRGIIIRANSPGGSPALSGIANDEIRRLKALHPKVPLYVVVEEVCASGCYYIAAAADRIYVDKASLVGSIGVISEGFGFNKAMDKIGVERRLATAGSNKGMGDPFSPQNPHQEAIRQSLLDEIHRQFITVVKQGRGQRLKNDPELFSGRVWLGSSAVPLGLADGLGSVRSVARDVIKAETLVDFTPDEDLASRVARQIGVTFRGSMQTLFDTRWR
- a CDS encoding Rieske 2Fe-2S domain-containing protein, with translation MVAVRQLIARSDELQDGGMGVRFEVQLPGETAPAFAVRHGGQVHAYLNRCRHVPTELDWQDGRFFDFSGDYLICSLHGALYLPHSGQCVAGPCSGLSLFKLRTEECDGRVYCLQETDI